From Streptomyces sp. NBC_00690, a single genomic window includes:
- a CDS encoding acetolactate synthase large subunit, giving the protein MPMTEQATGAHHPQPRARTVGSSTPAVEHVTGAKSLIRSLEEVGADTVFGIPGGAILPAYDPMMDSTKVRHVLVRHEQGAGHAATGYAQATGKVGVCMATSGPGATNLVTPIADAHMDSVPLVAITGQVSSKAIGTDAFQEADIVGITMPITKHNFLVTNADDIPRTIAEAFHIASTGRPGPVLVDIAKDALQAKTTFSWPPTQDLPGYRPVTKPHAKQIREAAKLIVQAKRPVLYVGGGVMKARATAELKVLAELTGAPVTTTLMALGSFPDSHPLHVGMPGMHGAVTAVTALQKADLIVALGARFDDRVTGKLDSFAPYAKIVHADIDPAEIGKNRIADVPIVGDAREVIADLVQAVQAEHSEGHTGDYAGWWKDLNRWRETYPLGYDQPGDGSLSPQQVIQRIGQLAPENTIYAAGVGQHQMWAAHFIEYEKPATWLNSGGAGTMGYAVPAAMGAKAGAPDRTVWAIDGDGCFQMTNQELTTCALNNIPIKVAIINNGALGMVRQWQTLFYNQRYSNTVLHSGSGDGGEPSGGTRVPDFVKLSEAMGCYAIRCESPDDLDKVIAEANSINDRPVVVDFIVHEDAMVWPMVAAGTSNDEVMAARGVRPDFGDNEDD; this is encoded by the coding sequence ATGCCGATGACCGAGCAGGCCACCGGGGCCCACCATCCGCAGCCGCGGGCCCGTACTGTCGGAAGCTCCACCCCCGCAGTCGAGCACGTCACGGGTGCCAAGTCCCTCATCCGCTCTCTTGAGGAAGTGGGGGCGGACACCGTCTTCGGCATCCCCGGCGGCGCCATCCTCCCCGCCTACGACCCGATGATGGATTCCACCAAGGTCCGTCACGTCCTGGTCCGCCACGAGCAGGGTGCGGGGCACGCCGCCACCGGATACGCCCAGGCCACCGGCAAGGTCGGCGTCTGCATGGCGACCTCGGGACCCGGTGCCACCAATCTGGTCACCCCGATCGCCGACGCCCACATGGACTCCGTCCCGCTGGTCGCGATCACCGGTCAGGTCTCCTCCAAGGCGATCGGTACCGACGCCTTCCAGGAAGCGGACATCGTCGGCATCACCATGCCGATCACCAAGCACAACTTCCTGGTCACCAATGCCGACGACATCCCGCGGACGATCGCCGAGGCGTTCCACATCGCCTCCACCGGCCGCCCCGGACCGGTCCTCGTCGACATCGCCAAGGACGCCCTCCAGGCCAAGACCACCTTCAGCTGGCCCCCCACCCAGGACCTGCCCGGCTACCGCCCGGTGACCAAGCCGCACGCCAAGCAGATCCGCGAGGCCGCCAAGCTGATCGTCCAGGCCAAGCGGCCGGTCCTCTACGTCGGCGGCGGTGTGATGAAGGCCCGCGCCACCGCGGAGCTGAAGGTCCTCGCGGAGCTGACCGGCGCCCCCGTCACCACCACGCTGATGGCGCTGGGGTCCTTCCCCGACAGCCACCCGCTGCACGTCGGAATGCCCGGTATGCATGGCGCGGTCACCGCCGTCACCGCGCTCCAGAAGGCCGATCTGATCGTCGCCCTCGGTGCCCGCTTCGACGACCGCGTGACCGGCAAGCTGGACAGCTTCGCGCCGTACGCCAAGATCGTCCACGCGGACATCGACCCCGCCGAGATCGGCAAGAACCGCATCGCCGACGTGCCGATCGTCGGGGACGCCCGCGAGGTGATCGCCGATCTGGTCCAGGCGGTCCAGGCCGAGCACAGCGAGGGCCACACCGGCGACTACGCCGGGTGGTGGAAGGACCTGAACCGCTGGCGCGAGACGTACCCCCTCGGCTACGACCAGCCCGGGGACGGCAGCCTCTCCCCCCAGCAGGTCATCCAGCGCATCGGCCAACTCGCCCCCGAGAACACCATCTACGCCGCAGGCGTGGGACAGCACCAGATGTGGGCCGCCCACTTCATCGAGTACGAGAAGCCCGCCACCTGGCTGAACTCCGGTGGTGCCGGAACGATGGGGTACGCGGTCCCGGCCGCCATGGGCGCCAAGGCCGGTGCACCCGACCGCACGGTCTGGGCGATCGACGGTGACGGCTGCTTCCAGATGACCAATCAGGAACTCACCACCTGCGCGCTCAACAACATCCCGATCAAGGTCGCCATCATCAACAACGGCGCGCTCGGGATGGTCCGCCAGTGGCAGACCCTCTTCTACAACCAGCGCTACTCCAACACCGTGCTGCACTCGGGCAGTGGAGATGGCGGCGAGCCCAGCGGTGGCACCCGCGTCCCCGACTTCGTCAAGCTGTCCGAGGCGATGGGTTGTTACGCGATCCGTTGTGAATCCCCCGACGACCTCGACAAGGTCATCGCCGAGGCCAACTCCATCAACGACCGTCCCGTCGTGGTCGACTTCATCGTCCACGAGGACGCCATGGTCTGGCCGATGGTCGCCGCCGGCACCTCCAACGACGAGGTCATGGCCGCCCGCGGGGTCCGCCCCGACTTCGGCGACAACGAAGACGACTGA
- the ilvN gene encoding acetolactate synthase small subunit gives MSKHTLSVLVENTPGILARIAALFSRRGFNIDSLAVGITEHPDISRITIVVNVAELPLEQVTKQLNKLVNVLKIVELEPANAIQRELVLVKVRADNETRSQIVEIVQLFRAKTVDVSPEAVTIEATGSSDKLEAMLKMLEQFGIKELVQSGTIAIGRGARSITDRSLRALDRSA, from the coding sequence ATGTCGAAGCACACGCTCTCCGTCCTCGTGGAGAACACCCCCGGCATCCTCGCGCGGATCGCCGCCCTCTTCTCCCGCCGTGGCTTCAACATCGACTCCCTCGCCGTCGGTATCACCGAGCACCCCGACATCTCCCGCATCACGATCGTGGTCAATGTCGCGGAACTGCCGTTGGAGCAGGTGACCAAGCAGCTCAACAAGCTCGTCAACGTCCTGAAGATCGTCGAACTGGAGCCGGCCAACGCCATCCAGCGCGAGTTGGTGCTGGTGAAGGTCCGCGCCGACAACGAGACCCGCTCCCAGATCGTCGAGATCGTCCAGCTGTTCCGCGCCAAGACAGTGGACGTCTCCCCGGAGGCCGTCACCATCGAGGCCACCGGTTCGAGTGACAAGCTGGAGGCCATGCTCAAGATGCTGGAGCAGTTCGGCATCAAGGAGCTGGTCCAGTCCGGCACGATCGCCATAGGGCGTGGCGCCCGGTCCATCACCGACCGGTCCCTGCGCGCGCTCGACCGCAGCGCCTGA
- the ilvC gene encoding ketol-acid reductoisomerase, with protein sequence MAELFYDDDADLSIIQNRKVAVIGYGSQGHAHALSLRDSGVDVRVGLHEGSKSKAKAEEQGLRVVTPAEASAEADVIMVLVPDPIQAQVYEESIAPNLKDGDALFFGHGLNIRFGFIKPPAGVDVAMVAPKGPGHLVRRQYEEGRGVPCIAAVEQDATGKGFELALSYAKGIGGTRAGVIKTTFTEETETDLFGEQAVLCGGASALVKAGFETLVEAGYQPEIAYFECLHELKLIVDLMYEGGLEKMRWSVSETAEWGDYITGPRIITDQTKVEMKKILAEIQDGTFARNWMDEYHGGLKKYNEYKTQDENHLLETTGKELRKLMSWVDNDDA encoded by the coding sequence GTGGCCGAGCTGTTCTACGACGACGATGCCGACCTGTCCATCATTCAGAACCGCAAGGTCGCGGTCATCGGCTACGGCAGCCAGGGTCACGCGCACGCCCTGTCGCTCCGTGACTCCGGCGTCGATGTCCGCGTCGGTCTGCACGAGGGTTCCAAGTCCAAGGCGAAGGCCGAGGAGCAGGGCCTGCGCGTGGTGACCCCTGCCGAGGCGTCCGCCGAGGCCGACGTCATCATGGTCCTCGTGCCGGACCCGATTCAGGCACAGGTCTACGAGGAGTCCATCGCCCCGAACCTGAAGGACGGCGACGCGCTGTTCTTCGGTCACGGACTCAACATCCGCTTCGGCTTCATCAAGCCCCCGGCCGGCGTCGACGTCGCCATGGTCGCCCCCAAGGGCCCGGGCCACCTCGTGCGCCGCCAGTACGAGGAGGGTCGCGGAGTTCCTTGTATCGCGGCCGTGGAGCAGGACGCCACCGGCAAGGGCTTCGAGCTCGCCCTGTCCTACGCCAAGGGCATCGGCGGCACCCGCGCCGGCGTCATCAAGACCACCTTCACCGAGGAGACCGAGACCGACCTCTTCGGCGAGCAGGCCGTCCTGTGCGGCGGTGCGTCCGCGCTGGTCAAGGCCGGCTTCGAGACGCTGGTCGAGGCCGGCTACCAGCCGGAGATCGCGTACTTCGAGTGCCTCCACGAGCTGAAGCTGATCGTGGACCTGATGTACGAGGGCGGCCTGGAGAAGATGCGCTGGTCGGTCTCCGAGACGGCCGAGTGGGGCGACTACATCACCGGTCCCCGCATCATCACCGACCAGACCAAGGTCGAGATGAAGAAGATCCTCGCCGAGATCCAGGACGGCACGTTCGCGCGCAACTGGATGGACGAGTACCACGGCGGTCTGAAGAAGTACAACGAGTACAAGACGCAGGACGAGAACCACCTGCTGGAGACCACGGGCAAGGAGCTCCGCAAGCTCATGAGCTGGGTCGACAACGACGACGCGTAA
- the serA gene encoding phosphoglycerate dehydrogenase, with amino-acid sequence MSTASRKPVVLIAEELSPATVDALGPDFEIRHCNGADRAELIPAIADVDAILVRSATKVDAEAIAAAKKLRVVARAGVGLDNVDVSAATKAGVMVVNAPTSNIVTAAELACGLLVATARNIPQANTALKNGEWKRSKYTGVELSEKTLGVVGLGRIGVLVAQRMSAFGMKIVAYDPYVQPARAAQMGVKLLTLDELLETSDFITVHLPKTPETLGLIGDEALHKVKPSVRIVNAARGGIVDEEALASALKEGRVAGAGLDVYAKEPCTDSPLFQFDQVVCTPHLGASTDEAQEKAGVAVARSVRLALAGELVPDAVNVQGGVIAEDVKPGLPLAERLGRIFTALAGEVAVRLDVEVYGEITQHDVKVLELSALKGVFEDVVDETVSYVNAPLFAQERGVEVRLTTSSESPDYRNVVTVRGTLSGGEEVAVSGTLAGPKHLQKIVAIGEHDIDLALADHMLVLRYEDRPGVVGTVGRILGEAGLNIAGMQVSRAEEGGEALVVLTVDDNVPQTVLTEIAEEIGAASARSVNLTD; translated from the coding sequence GTGAGCACTGCGTCTCGGAAACCAGTCGTACTCATCGCTGAAGAGCTGTCGCCCGCCACTGTGGATGCGCTCGGCCCTGACTTTGAGATCCGCCACTGCAATGGTGCGGACCGCGCGGAGTTGATCCCCGCCATCGCCGATGTGGACGCCATCCTTGTGCGTTCCGCCACCAAGGTCGATGCCGAAGCCATCGCAGCCGCCAAGAAGCTGCGCGTCGTCGCGCGTGCCGGTGTCGGTCTGGACAACGTCGACGTCTCCGCCGCCACCAAGGCCGGCGTGATGGTCGTCAACGCCCCCACCTCCAACATCGTCACCGCAGCCGAGCTGGCCTGCGGTCTGTTGGTCGCCACCGCGCGCAACATCCCCCAGGCCAACACCGCCCTGAAGAATGGCGAGTGGAAGCGTTCCAAGTACACCGGCGTCGAGTTGAGCGAGAAGACGCTCGGTGTCGTCGGTCTCGGCCGCATCGGCGTGCTCGTCGCCCAGCGCATGTCGGCCTTCGGCATGAAGATCGTGGCGTACGACCCCTATGTGCAGCCCGCCCGGGCCGCGCAGATGGGTGTCAAGCTGCTGACGCTCGACGAGCTCCTCGAAACGTCCGACTTCATCACCGTGCACCTGCCCAAGACGCCCGAGACCCTCGGGCTCATCGGCGACGAGGCGCTGCACAAGGTCAAGCCGTCCGTGCGCATCGTCAACGCCGCCCGTGGTGGGATCGTGGACGAGGAGGCGCTCGCCTCCGCGCTCAAGGAAGGGCGCGTCGCCGGCGCCGGCCTCGATGTGTACGCCAAGGAGCCCTGCACCGACTCGCCGCTGTTCCAGTTCGACCAGGTCGTCTGTACGCCGCACCTCGGTGCGTCGACCGACGAGGCGCAGGAGAAGGCCGGTGTCGCCGTGGCGCGTTCGGTGCGTCTCGCGCTCGCCGGTGAGCTCGTACCGGACGCGGTGAACGTCCAGGGCGGCGTGATCGCCGAGGACGTCAAGCCGGGTCTGCCGCTCGCCGAGCGCCTCGGTCGCATCTTCACCGCACTCGCGGGCGAGGTCGCGGTCCGTCTCGACGTCGAGGTGTACGGCGAGATCACCCAGCACGACGTCAAGGTGCTGGAACTTTCGGCACTCAAGGGCGTGTTCGAGGATGTCGTCGACGAGACGGTCTCCTATGTCAACGCTCCGCTCTTCGCCCAGGAGCGCGGTGTCGAGGTCCGGCTGACGACCAGTTCGGAGTCCCCGGACTACCGGAACGTCGTCACCGTGCGCGGCACCCTCTCGGGTGGCGAAGAGGTCGCCGTCTCCGGCACCCTCGCCGGCCCCAAGCACCTCCAGAAGATCGTGGCGATCGGCGAGCACGACATCGACCTGGCGCTCGCCGACCACATGCTGGTGCTGCGCTACGAGGACCGTCCCGGTGTCGTCGGTACGGTCGGTCGCATCCTGGGTGAGGCCGGACTGAACATCGCGGGCATGCAGGTCTCGCGCGCCGAAGAGGGTGGCGAGGCCCTGGTCGTCCTCACCGTCGACGACAATGTGCCGCAGACGGTGCTCACGGAGATCGCCGAGGAGATCGGCGCCGCGTCCGCCCGTTCGGTGAATCTGACGGACTGA
- a CDS encoding TetR/AcrR family transcriptional regulator produces MESTDTKHTQRSRATRAALIAAARSLFAERGYAGVGTEEIVRAAGVTRGALYHQFRDKTDLFDATVQTVEAELTGRIAEQVMTTATDPVEALKAGARAFLDAFAEPDVERILLLDAPGVLGWRRWREIGQEHGLGVITGALEAAMAAGAITTRPVPPLAHILLGALDEAALMVAHSDDPGATRTEMTEALEHLVEGLLVRSTDRAD; encoded by the coding sequence ATGGAATCGACCGACACCAAGCACACCCAGCGATCCCGGGCGACCCGGGCAGCTCTCATCGCCGCCGCTCGTTCGCTGTTCGCCGAGCGCGGCTACGCGGGGGTGGGGACCGAGGAGATCGTCCGGGCGGCGGGGGTGACCAGAGGCGCGCTCTACCACCAGTTCCGGGACAAGACCGATCTGTTCGACGCCACGGTGCAGACGGTCGAGGCAGAACTGACCGGGCGGATCGCCGAGCAGGTCATGACGACCGCAACGGATCCGGTGGAGGCGCTGAAGGCAGGCGCACGCGCGTTTCTCGACGCCTTCGCCGAGCCGGACGTGGAACGCATCCTGCTGCTGGACGCGCCAGGAGTGTTGGGCTGGCGGCGATGGCGGGAGATCGGGCAGGAGCACGGCCTCGGAGTGATCACAGGGGCCCTGGAGGCGGCGATGGCAGCCGGGGCGATCACCACCCGACCCGTACCGCCGCTGGCCCACATCCTTCTCGGCGCTCTGGACGAGGCGGCGCTGATGGTCGCGCACTCGGACGATCCCGGGGCAACCCGCACGGAGATGACGGAGGCGCTGGAGCACCTGGTGGAAGGGCTGCTGGTACGAAGCACCGACCGAGCGGACTGA
- a CDS encoding alpha/beta fold hydrolase, producing the protein MPQITLDQGTVHYRDTGEGEPVLFLHGYLMDSKLWEPIVDRLAPDFRCITPDLPLGAHRTPMNPGADLSLAGIARLVADLIVALDLPRVTLVGNDLGTAIAQIVAAHHPERIGRLVLTNGECFENCPSPWFRSLGPSSRVPGLLTLVFQALRLRAIRRMPFGFGLLTKGALPHDLIDGWLGAFFADPDIRRDCVKVTRGIVPTALLEPARQLASFDRPTLLAFAREDRLFPYAHGERLAAIVPGARLETIDDSRTWVMRDQPDLTALLFGDFIRSTSAGAASADVTPA; encoded by the coding sequence ATGCCACAGATCACGCTCGACCAGGGAACCGTCCACTACCGGGACACCGGAGAAGGCGAGCCCGTGCTGTTTCTGCACGGCTACCTCATGGACAGCAAGCTCTGGGAGCCGATCGTCGACCGGCTCGCCCCGGACTTCCGGTGCATCACCCCCGACCTGCCCCTCGGCGCCCACCGCACCCCGATGAACCCCGGCGCGGACCTCAGCCTCGCGGGGATCGCCCGGCTGGTCGCCGATCTGATCGTCGCGCTCGATCTGCCGCGCGTGACCCTGGTCGGCAACGACCTCGGCACCGCCATCGCCCAGATCGTCGCCGCTCACCATCCCGAGCGGATCGGCCGTCTCGTCCTCACCAACGGCGAGTGCTTCGAGAACTGCCCGTCACCCTGGTTCAGATCACTCGGCCCCTCCTCCCGGGTGCCCGGCCTGCTCACCCTGGTCTTCCAGGCCCTGCGGCTGCGCGCCATCCGTCGGATGCCCTTCGGGTTCGGCCTGCTGACCAAGGGCGCACTGCCCCACGATCTGATCGACGGCTGGCTGGGCGCCTTCTTCGCCGACCCCGACATCCGTCGCGACTGCGTCAAGGTCACCCGCGGGATCGTCCCCACAGCCCTGCTCGAACCGGCACGACAGCTCGCCTCCTTCGACCGGCCCACCCTGCTCGCCTTCGCCCGTGAGGACCGGCTCTTCCCGTATGCGCACGGCGAGCGACTGGCCGCGATCGTGCCCGGTGCCCGGCTGGAGACCATCGATGACAGCCGGACCTGGGTGATGCGCGACCAGCCCGATCTGACGGCCCTGCTCTTCGGGGACTTCATCCGCAGCACCTCCGCGGGCGCTGCATCGGCGGACGTCACCCCCGCCTGA
- a CDS encoding PucR family transcriptional regulator, translating into MKGDYQELVDEISALLAAPATLENRDFELIAFGAHDSDDDDAMDPVRTRSILTRKSSPAVRAWFEGFGITRATAPVRIPAAPDAGVFRDRICLPVRHRGIALGYVWLLDTTPGPTDAQLAAAMEVAERIGGLLADEERAGTDLSREFRAVLTADRGWQYDMAVAALRTALGGGERGADGPHAVVCIAPWPSGDAPPVRALPSAAALCTVPGAAARVEAPAVRTSRGGSSRAAGRAGGGVPAATGGSGTAGTYALAVLLRLRTLDTPAPAIAAAERLLTSATSAATAGVSSPHQGLADLGAAWRQASSAARAARAAPRFGPVAQWADIGPYRILTALPGDLPQDPAVLPLFDGSHPDLIHTAETYLDCGGQASRTASALGIHRQTLYYRLSRVEQLTGLDLADGEDRLLLHMALKTARL; encoded by the coding sequence ATGAAGGGCGATTACCAGGAACTCGTGGATGAGATCTCGGCTCTGCTGGCAGCCCCGGCAACGCTGGAGAACCGCGATTTCGAGCTGATCGCCTTCGGCGCGCACGACAGCGACGACGACGATGCGATGGACCCGGTCAGGACCCGCTCGATCCTCACCCGAAAGTCCTCCCCCGCGGTCCGCGCCTGGTTCGAGGGCTTCGGGATCACCCGCGCCACCGCCCCCGTCCGCATCCCCGCCGCCCCCGACGCCGGCGTCTTCCGGGACCGCATCTGTCTGCCGGTACGCCATCGAGGCATCGCACTTGGCTATGTGTGGCTGCTGGACACCACCCCCGGGCCCACAGACGCCCAGTTGGCCGCGGCCATGGAGGTCGCCGAACGGATCGGCGGTCTGCTCGCCGACGAGGAACGGGCCGGCACGGATCTGTCCCGCGAGTTCCGTGCGGTGCTCACTGCGGATCGCGGCTGGCAGTACGACATGGCGGTGGCCGCACTGCGCACCGCTCTTGGCGGTGGGGAGCGGGGCGCCGACGGCCCCCATGCGGTGGTGTGCATCGCGCCCTGGCCGTCCGGCGACGCCCCGCCGGTCCGCGCGCTCCCGAGCGCGGCTGCCCTGTGCACGGTGCCAGGTGCGGCGGCCCGGGTCGAGGCTCCGGCCGTACGGACGTCCCGCGGTGGTTCGTCACGAGCCGCAGGTCGGGCGGGCGGTGGCGTGCCTGCTGCAACGGGCGGCAGTGGCACCGCGGGCACATATGCCCTCGCGGTGTTGCTGCGGCTGCGCACGCTCGACACCCCCGCCCCCGCGATCGCCGCCGCAGAGCGCCTGCTCACCTCGGCGACCAGCGCCGCCACGGCCGGTGTGTCCTCGCCCCACCAGGGCCTTGCCGACCTGGGCGCAGCCTGGCGCCAGGCGTCCTCCGCGGCCCGCGCAGCCCGAGCAGCACCCCGGTTCGGGCCCGTCGCCCAGTGGGCCGACATCGGGCCGTACCGCATCCTCACCGCTCTCCCGGGCGACCTCCCCCAGGATCCCGCGGTGCTGCCGCTGTTCGACGGCTCCCATCCCGATCTCATCCATACCGCCGAGACCTATCTGGACTGCGGCGGCCAGGCCAGTCGTACCGCGTCTGCGCTGGGCATCCATCGGCAGACGCTCTACTACCGGCTCTCCCGGGTCGAACAGCTCACCGGGCTCGACCTCGCGGACGGCGAGGACCGGCTACTGCTCCACATGGCGCTGAAGACGGCCCGGCTCTGA
- a CDS encoding proline dehydrogenase family protein — translation MLGPVILAASRSDRMRRIVSAAPVTKPVVSRFIAGETVHETIPVVQETAARGLEVTLDVLGEDITDPSEALRARDAYLELIEALKPLGLGERAEMSVKLSSFGQALTGGHDLALKNVTPVVEAAAEIGTTVTLDMEDHTTVDSTLAIHTELRERFPRTGAVVQSYLFRTEDDCRALAAAGSRVRLVKGAYKEPASVAIQDKAEVDRAYIRCLKILMEGEGYPMIGSHDPRIISISQELARRAGRKLDDYEFQMLYGIREGEHHRLAAEGHRMRVYIAYGTDWYGYFMRRLAERPANLAFFLRSLVSRG, via the coding sequence GTGCTGGGTCCCGTGATCCTCGCCGCGTCGCGCAGCGACAGGATGCGTCGCATCGTCTCGGCCGCTCCGGTCACCAAGCCCGTGGTCAGTCGCTTCATCGCGGGTGAGACGGTCCACGAGACCATCCCCGTGGTCCAGGAGACCGCTGCCCGCGGCCTGGAGGTCACGCTCGACGTCCTCGGCGAGGACATCACCGATCCGTCGGAGGCGCTGCGCGCCCGCGATGCCTATCTGGAGCTGATCGAGGCGCTGAAGCCGCTCGGCCTGGGGGAGCGTGCCGAGATGTCGGTCAAGCTCTCCTCTTTCGGCCAGGCGCTCACCGGCGGCCATGACCTGGCGCTGAAGAACGTCACTCCGGTCGTCGAGGCCGCCGCCGAGATCGGCACCACGGTTACCCTCGATATGGAGGACCACACCACGGTCGATTCGACCCTGGCCATCCACACCGAACTCCGTGAGCGCTTCCCCCGCACCGGAGCGGTCGTCCAGTCGTACCTCTTCCGCACCGAGGACGACTGCCGGGCGTTGGCCGCCGCGGGCTCCCGGGTCCGGCTGGTCAAGGGCGCCTACAAGGAGCCCGCGTCCGTCGCCATTCAGGACAAGGCCGAGGTCGACCGCGCGTACATCCGCTGTCTGAAGATCCTGATGGAGGGCGAGGGGTATCCGATGATCGGGTCCCACGACCCGCGCATCATCTCCATCAGCCAGGAACTCGCCCGTCGTGCCGGCCGCAAGCTCGACGACTACGAGTTCCAGATGCTCTACGGCATCCGCGAGGGCGAGCACCACCGGCTCGCAGCCGAGGGCCACCGCATGCGCGTCTACATCGCGTACGGCACCGACTGGTACGGGTACTTCATGCGCCGCCTCGCGGAGCGCCCCGCCAATCTGGCGTTCTTCCTGCGTTCGCTGGTCAGCCGAGGCTGA
- the pruA gene encoding L-glutamate gamma-semialdehyde dehydrogenase codes for MDAVTKVPAPVNEPVHGYAPGSPERARLEAKLKELAENPIELPMTIGGVRRMGGGERVDVVQPHNHSAVIGTFAGATEQDAQDAIDAALAAAPAWRAMSFDDRAAIILRAAELLSGPWRETLAASTMLGQSKTAQQAEIDTPCELIDFWRFNVAYARDILAEQPPANSPGVWNRMDHRPLEGFVYAITPFNFTAIAGNLPTAPALMGNVVVWKPSPTQTHAAVLLMQLLEEAGLPKGVINLVTGDGIAVSEVALNHRDLAGIHFTGSTRTFQHLWKTVGNNIEKYRSYPRIVGETGGKDFVVAHPSADRAVLKTALTRGSFEYQGQKCSASSRAYIPASIWNSGFKEEFAAEVDGIKMGDVTDLSNFIGAVIDERSFAKNKAAIDRAKADDTCTIVAGGTYDDSVGYFVRPTVVECSDPSNEVFTTEYFGPFLAVHVYDDSSAEQYDAMLDQMESVSDYALTGAVIANDRAAAAHTMEKLRFAAGNFYINDKSTGAVVGQQPFGGGRASGTNDKAGAPQNLMRWTLTRAIKETLVAPTEYGYPHMG; via the coding sequence ATGGACGCCGTCACCAAGGTTCCCGCGCCGGTCAATGAGCCGGTCCACGGCTACGCACCGGGCAGCCCCGAGCGCGCCCGGCTGGAGGCCAAGCTCAAGGAGCTGGCCGAGAACCCGATCGAGCTGCCGATGACCATCGGCGGCGTACGCCGGATGGGCGGCGGCGAGCGGGTCGACGTCGTCCAGCCGCACAACCACTCCGCCGTGATCGGCACCTTCGCCGGGGCGACCGAGCAGGACGCGCAGGACGCCATCGACGCGGCGCTCGCCGCCGCGCCTGCCTGGCGTGCGATGTCCTTCGACGACCGTGCGGCGATCATCCTGCGCGCCGCCGAGCTGCTGTCCGGCCCCTGGCGCGAGACGCTCGCCGCCTCCACCATGCTGGGCCAGTCGAAGACCGCCCAGCAGGCCGAGATCGACACCCCGTGCGAGCTGATCGACTTCTGGCGCTTCAATGTCGCCTACGCCCGAGACATCCTGGCCGAGCAGCCTCCGGCCAACTCCCCGGGCGTGTGGAACCGGATGGACCACCGTCCGCTGGAGGGATTCGTCTACGCGATCACCCCCTTCAACTTCACCGCCATCGCGGGCAATCTGCCGACCGCTCCGGCCCTGATGGGCAATGTGGTGGTGTGGAAGCCGTCCCCCACGCAGACGCACGCGGCCGTGCTGTTGATGCAGCTGCTGGAGGAGGCCGGGCTGCCCAAGGGCGTCATCAACCTGGTCACTGGTGATGGCATCGCCGTCTCCGAGGTGGCGCTGAACCACCGCGACCTCGCCGGGATCCACTTCACCGGCTCGACCCGGACCTTCCAGCACCTGTGGAAGACGGTCGGCAACAACATCGAGAAGTACCGCTCGTACCCCCGGATCGTCGGCGAGACCGGTGGCAAGGACTTCGTGGTCGCGCACCCGAGCGCCGATCGCGCCGTGCTGAAGACCGCGCTGACCCGGGGTTCCTTTGAGTACCAGGGCCAGAAGTGTTCGGCGAGCTCCCGCGCGTACATCCCCGCCTCGATCTGGAACTCCGGTTTCAAGGAGGAGTTCGCGGCCGAGGTCGACGGGATCAAGATGGGTGACGTCACCGATCTGTCGAACTTCATCGGTGCGGTGATCGACGAGCGTTCCTTCGCGAAGAACAAGGCCGCCATCGACCGGGCCAAGGCCGATGACACCTGCACGATCGTCGCTGGTGGTACGTACGACGACTCGGTCGGCTACTTCGTCCGCCCCACCGTCGTCGAGTGCTCGGACCCCTCCAACGAGGTCTTCACCACGGAGTACTTCGGCCCGTTCCTGGCCGTGCACGTCTACGACGACAGCTCCGCCGAGCAGTACGACGCCATGCTGGACCAGATGGAGTCGGTCTCCGACTACGCGCTGACCGGTGCGGTCATCGCTAACGACCGGGCCGCTGCCGCGCACACCATGGAGAAGCTGCGCTTCGCCGCCGGCAACTTCTACATCAACGACAAGTCGACCGGTGCGGTCGTCGGACAGCAGCCCTTCGGCGGCGGTCGGGCCTCGGGCACCAATGACAAGGCCGGCGCTCCGCAGAACCTGATGCGCTGGACGCTGACCCGTGCGATCAAGGAGACGCTGGTCGCTCCGACGGAGTACGGCTACCCGCACATGGGCTGA
- a CDS encoding ArsR/SmtB family transcription factor, with protein sequence MTDPQDRVSDEEAVSDVLTALADPTRRRILDALAAHGGRATATLLALELPVSRQAIVKHLGVLARAGLVEGHREGREARYAVAPTRLAATARWMDRLATDWDSRLATIKRLAESDPER encoded by the coding sequence ATGACCGACCCGCAGGACCGGGTCTCGGACGAGGAGGCCGTCAGCGACGTCCTGACGGCGCTGGCGGACCCGACCCGGCGCCGGATACTCGACGCCTTGGCCGCCCACGGCGGCCGGGCGACGGCAACCCTGCTCGCCCTGGAGCTGCCCGTGAGCAGACAGGCGATCGTCAAGCACCTCGGCGTCCTCGCCCGCGCCGGCCTGGTGGAGGGACACCGGGAGGGACGGGAAGCGCGCTACGCCGTCGCACCCACCCGACTGGCCGCGACGGCCCGTTGGATGGACCGGCTGGCCACCGACTGGGACTCCCGACTCGCGACCATCAAACGGCTGGCGGAATCCGACCCCGAGCGGTGA